One genomic window of Mus musculus strain C57BL/6J chromosome 4, GRCm38.p6 C57BL/6J includes the following:
- the Skint1 gene encoding selection and upkeep of intraepithelial T-cells protein 1 precursor, which yields MGSTGLCFYGHCIVMFLLQMVTASSEPFIVNGLEGPVLASLGGNLELSCQLSPPQQAQHMEIRWFRNLYTEPVHLYRDGKDMFGEIISKYVERTELLKDGIGEGKVTLRIFNVTVDDDGSYHCVFKDGDFYEEHITEVKITAINLQVQIHVHPPNTKGVIVECHSGGWFPRPLMQWRDRRGEVIPAASKSHSQGRDKLFNMKISLLISESFFQKVICCLQNPLTGQEERTSVILSDAFFSWNRIWKMILGIILSMMVVSIFVFSCLLHHEHKVCKWKWDAPWIKGLLIMTSSMVTVVLVMVYLHMKQRVPVSDVHFELDTLWVEDISVILCSLMVPATMLVSYTYFRLKDWCQHNHAQRVFTSN from the exons ATGGGATCCACAGGACTATGTTTTTATGGACACTGTATTGTCATGTTCCTTCTTCAGATGGTCACAGCAAGCTCAG agCCATTTATAGTGAACGGCTTAGAGGGGCCAGTCTTGGCTTCATTGGGTGGAAACTTAGAACTCAGTTGTCAGTTGTCTCCACCACAACAAGCCCAGCACATGGAGATTCGCTGGTTCCGGAACCTCTATACAGAGCCTGTGCACCTGTACAGAGATGGCAAAGACATGTTTGGAGAAATTATCTCCAAGTATGTGGAACGTACAGAACTCTTAAAAGATGGGATTGGAGAAGGGAAAGTGACCCTTAGGATCTTTAATGTGACTGTTGATGATGATGGGTCTTACCACTGTGTGTTCAAAGATGGTGATTTCTATGAAGAGCACATAACAGAGGTCAAGATCAcag CCATAAACTTACAGGTACAGATTCATGTGCACCCTCCTAATACCAAAGGTGTGATAGTGGAGTGTCACTCTGGAGGTTGGTTCCCACGACCTCTCATGCAATGGAGAGACAGAAGAGGGGAGGTCATTCCAGCTGCATCAAAATCCCACTCACAGGGTAGAGACAAACTGTTCAATATGAAGATATCCCTTCTCATTAGTGAAAGCTTCTTCCAGAAAGTCATTTGTTGTCTTCAGAACCCTCTAACAGGCCAAGAGGAAAGGACAAGTGTTATTCTATCAG ATgcatttttttcatggaataggATTTGGAAAATGATTCTGGGTATAATACTATCTATGATGGTGGTCTCTATCTTTGTTTTTAGTTGTCTGCTACATCATGAGCATAAAG TTTGTAAGTGGAAGTGGGATGCTCCTTGGATAAAAGGATTATTAATAATGACATCTTCTATGGTGACTGTTGTATTAGTCATGGTGTATTTACATATGAAACAAAGAG TTCCAGTTTCAGATGTACATTTTGAATTGGATACTTTGTGGGTGGAAGACATAAGTGTAATCCTGTGTTCACTGAtggttcctgccaccatgcttgtTTCCTATACATATTTCAGGTTGAAAG ACTGGTGCCAGCACAATCATGCTCAGAGAGTCTTcaccagcaactga